One genomic region from Pirellulales bacterium encodes:
- a CDS encoding ATP-dependent Clp protease adaptor ClpS: MSAEQSAAAVAEAPAVETVPQKSADKKKKPKRQPPYNVILWNDDDHTYTYVINMMQKLFGYPVEKGTQIANEVDTQGRVIVLTTTREHAELKRDQIHAFGKDDLIAGCKGSMSASIEPAE; the protein is encoded by the coding sequence ATGTCCGCCGAACAATCTGCCGCCGCTGTTGCCGAAGCGCCCGCCGTGGAAACGGTTCCGCAAAAATCGGCCGACAAAAAGAAAAAGCCCAAGCGGCAGCCCCCTTACAACGTGATATTGTGGAACGATGACGATCACACCTACACCTACGTCATCAACATGATGCAAAAATTGTTCGGCTACCCGGTGGAAAAAGGGACGCAAATCGCCAACGAAGTCGACACGCAAGGCCGCGTCATCGTGCTCACCACCACGCGCGAGCATGCCGAGTTGAAGCGCGACCAAATTCACGCCTTCGGCAAAGACGATCTCATCGCCGGCTGCAAAGGCTCGATGTCGGCCAGCATTGAACCGGCGGAATGA
- the mtaB gene encoding tRNA (N(6)-L-threonylcarbamoyladenosine(37)-C(2))-methylthiotransferase MtaB — MSHPSPLTPHSSPLPPPRLRTVTLGCKVNQYETEFVRQALAGIGYQDAAVNEPADLCLVNTCTVTHEGDSKSRQTIRQLAARNPGTRIIVMGCYATRAPDEVAALPGVAEVITDKRELPDLLGRFGIVDVPTGISTYANRQRAYVKVQDGCLLRCSFCIIPQVRPHFASRPVQHILDEVQRLVAGGYREMILTGIHLGHYGVEWNHDRPKHEWIRLANLVQRIAQLPGDFRIRLSSIEATEVTRELIAVMAAYPDKVCPHLHVSLQSGSDEILRRMRRRWCSKRIVDRCRLVQQSLDRPAFTTDVIVGFPGETDADFAATLNVVREIGFSKIHQFPFSPRRGTPAAEMTDQVPPPVKAARLVQLAALETKLRDRYYQSLRGMPLRVLIESPISERPGRMVGTACRYAPVELPGNVSMRKQFATIIAGDMADGSLQAVNK, encoded by the coding sequence ATGTCTCACCCCTCACCCCTCACCCCTCACTCCTCACCGCTGCCTCCACCCCGCCTGCGCACCGTCACGCTGGGCTGCAAGGTCAATCAGTACGAAACCGAATTCGTCCGCCAAGCGCTCGCCGGAATCGGTTATCAAGACGCGGCGGTGAACGAACCCGCCGATTTGTGCCTCGTCAACACCTGCACCGTCACGCACGAAGGCGATTCCAAAAGTCGCCAAACCATCCGGCAGTTGGCGGCCCGCAATCCTGGCACGCGGATCATCGTGATGGGCTGTTACGCCACCCGCGCGCCCGACGAAGTGGCCGCACTGCCCGGTGTGGCCGAAGTCATCACCGACAAGCGCGAACTCCCCGATCTGCTCGGCCGCTTCGGCATTGTCGATGTGCCCACCGGCATCAGCACGTACGCCAACCGCCAACGGGCTTACGTCAAAGTGCAGGATGGCTGTCTGTTGCGATGCAGCTTTTGCATCATCCCGCAAGTGCGCCCCCATTTTGCCAGCCGCCCCGTCCAGCATATTCTGGACGAAGTGCAGCGGTTGGTCGCCGGCGGTTATCGCGAAATGATCCTCACCGGCATTCACCTGGGCCATTATGGCGTGGAATGGAATCACGACCGGCCCAAGCACGAGTGGATTCGCCTGGCGAATCTCGTCCAGCGCATTGCCCAGCTGCCCGGCGATTTTCGCATTCGACTGTCGAGCATCGAAGCCACCGAAGTCACCCGCGAACTGATCGCCGTAATGGCGGCCTATCCGGACAAGGTTTGCCCGCACTTGCACGTTTCGCTGCAAAGCGGCTCAGACGAAATTTTGCGCCGCATGCGCCGCCGCTGGTGTTCCAAACGAATTGTCGACCGCTGCCGGCTGGTGCAGCAATCGCTCGATCGGCCCGCTTTCACGACCGATGTCATCGTCGGCTTCCCCGGCGAAACCGACGCCGATTTCGCCGCCACTCTGAATGTCGTTCGCGAAATCGGCTTTTCCAAAATCCATCAATTCCCATTCAGCCCGCGCCGGGGAACTCCCGCGGCCGAGATGACCGATCAAGTGCCCCCGCCTGTGAAGGCGGCTCGGCTGGTACAGTTAGCCGCCTTGGAAACCAAACTCCGCGACCGCTATTACCAATCTCTGCGCGGCATGCCGCTGCGGGTGCTGATCGAATCGCCCATCTCCGAACGCCCCGGCCGCATGGTCGGCACCGCCTGCCGCTACGCCCCGGTGGAGCTACCCGGCAATGTATCGATGCGCAAGCAATTCGCGACGATCATCGCTGGCGACATGGCCGACGGCTCCCTTCAGGCTGTGAACAAGTAA